From Anopheles darlingi chromosome 2, idAnoDarlMG_H_01, whole genome shotgun sequence, the proteins below share one genomic window:
- the LOC125951987 gene encoding elongation of very long chain fatty acids protein, translating to MELITNVQAGWRYLMDEVSDPRTRDWPMMSSPFPTMALSLCYAYIVKVLGPKLMENRKPFELRKVLIVYNFLQVLFSTWLFYEACVSGWTAGYSLRCQPVDYSNSPLALRMARGCWWYYFSKFTEFFDTFFFVMRKRYDQVSTLHVIHHGIMPMSVWWGVKFTPGGHSSFFGLLNTFVHIIMYAYYMLAAMGPKVQKYLWWKKYLTVLQMVQFILVMTHAFQLLIWNECNYPIAFAYFIGAHAVMFYFLFSNFYKQAYAVRKQAKKEKDEKMALANGNVEGVPNKNISNNNNNNLNGKPDFYQTIDKTVEDSYSTTRHRAFVGFGSN from the exons ATGGAGCTGATCACAAACGTACAGGCGGGTTGGCGGTACCTGATGGATGAGGTATCGGATCCACGGACGCGCGATTGGCCCATGATGAGCTCCCCTTTTCCCACCATGGCCTTAAGCTTGTGCTATGCCTACATCGTGAAG GTTCTCGGACCGAAGCTGATGGAAAATAGGAAACCATTCGAACTGCGGAAGGTGCTGATCGTCTACAACTTCCTGCAAGTGCTCTTCAGTACGTGGCTGTTTTACGAG GCGTGTGTTTCCGGATGGACTGCCGGGTACAGCTTGCGCTGCCAACCAGTCGACTACTCGAACTCACCCCTTGCTCTGCGG ATGGCAAGAGGATGCTGGTGGTACTACTTCTCCAAGTTTACTGAGTTCTTCGACACGTTCTTCTTCGTGATGCGCAAACGGTACGATCAGGTGTCGACGCTGCACGTTATCCACCACGGCATTATGCCCATGTCCGTCTGGTGGGGTGTCAAGTTTACTCCAG GTGGTCACAGCTCTTTCTTCGGTCTGCTGAATACCTTCGTGCACATTATCATGTACGCGTACTACATGCTGGCCGCGATGGGACCGAAGGTACAAAAGTACCTCTGGTGGAAGAAGTATCTCACCGTGCTGCAGATG GTTCAGTTCATCCTGGTTATGACTCACGCCTTCCAGCTGCTGATCTGGAACGAGTGCAACTATCCGATCGCGTTCGCCTACTTCATCGGTGCCCACGCCGTCATGTTCTACTTCCTGTTCTCGAACTTCTACAAACAGGCGTACGCGGTGCGGAAACAG gccaagaaggaaaaggatgaaaagaTGGCCCTGGCCAACGGCAACGTGGAGGGTGTGCCGAACAagaacatcagcaacaacaacaacaacaacttgaATGGAAAGCCCGACTTTTACCAGACCATCGATAAAACCGTTGAGGACAGCTACTCGACCACGCGACACCGAGCCTTCGTGGGTTTCGGCAGTAACTAG
- the LOC125951980 gene encoding uncharacterized protein LOC125951980, with protein MMEMSGPPRGAYRGRGGPPRGGYSDRGNSPFSFRGRSRGGGPPGMGGPRGMGMGGGGPPMMRGGGGGRGGMMRGGGPGMGRGMGGPMRGGGGPPMSRVNPYGGRPMGGGGGGGRSGGYGGGPPASIANGSGSGGPPAAIAAAENGGGDAGGVKGGPEANAAAKPVSTTGGPAGGQNNANGGAGGASNATAGGGSGQSGAAGASAAESEHMSPKQTIKTADSSSLATVAPQESSIQSTHSSSAPYYSSRGMGRGRGGGGFMSRGMGRGRGGYGGGGGGGGSGAGGNGGCGGGDYGGPRPFRGGMGGRGRGGSGYGGGGGGGGGGYGGNYGGPNGGGAGGYGGGGGMGAGGGGMGCGSGGMGGNGGGMGGGGGYGGAPPASYNPMGGYGQNNGGGGPVGGSGGNYGQGPPPPRQFDNRQGGNPSAVPPIKRGGMPGAGGPPGSKRGRYDAGPPSRGALPPKAMPPHHGSAAPPVPAYSAPPQPMANHGGYSDPNAHAPPPQMEHQYQHPAPAANTSGYGSAPAPQSGYATNGYGQGSYGTTTMASTGYATTGNEYDTSHYDYSNSTAYDTRYQSGYTQDYSQAYGTTADYSAVSTDTYATQQYDDRSTAYSGYDTQAYSQGYAKTDQYAHSAYY; from the exons ATGATGGAGATGTCAGGCCCTCCGAGGGGAGCCTATCGCGGGCGGGGTGGGCCTCCACGAGGCGGCTACAGCGACCGCGGCAA CTCACCTTTTTCCTTCAGAGGACGTTCGCGCGGTGGCGGTCCACCGGGGATGGGTGGTCCGCGCGGTATGGGCATGGGCGGTGGAGGACCACCGATGATgcgtggtgggggtggtggccgTGGGGGTATGATGCGAGGCGGTGGTCCCGGTATGGGGCGGGGGATGGGTGGACCGATGCGCGGCGGAGGAGGACCTCCGATGTCCCGTGTTAATCCGTACGGTGGCCGACCCAtgggtggtggagggggtggtggccgTTCTGGCGGATACGGAGGAGGACCGCCGGCCTCGATTGCGAATGGTTCCGGCAGTGGTGGTCCTCCGGCTGCGATTGCAGCGGCCGAGAATGGCGGTGGTGACGCCGGAGGTGTTAAGGGAGGACCGGAGGCGAACGCTGCGGCAAAACCCGTCTCCACCACCGGCGGACCCGCCGGAGGACAGAATAATgcgaacggtggtgctggaggtgcTTCGAATGCCACAGCCGGAGGAGGCTCGGGCCAATCCGGTGCGGCCGGAGCGAGCGCAGCCGAATCGGAACACATGTCaccgaaacaaacaatcaagACGGCCGATTCGAGTAGCCTAGCAACGGTTGCCCCGCAAGAGTCGTCCATTCAATCGACACACTCTTCGTCCGCTCCGTACTATTCGTCTCGCGGTATGGGACGGGGACGTGGTGGAGGTGGGTTCATGTCGCGTGGTATGGGTCGCGGCCGCGGAGGCTATGGAGGCggcgggggtggcggtggtagtggtgccggtggaaaTGGAGGCTGCGGTGGGGGAGACTATGGAGGCCCGAGACCGTTCCGTGGCGGAATGGGTGGTCGTGGACGGGGTGGCAGTGGCTAcggtggaggcggtggcggtggtggtggtggctatggGGGAAATTATGGTGGTCCAAATGGCGGCGGTGCTGGAGGATATGGTGGCGGAGGGGGAATGGgagcaggaggtggaggaatGGGTTGTGGTAGCGGTGGAATGGGTGGTAATGGAGGAGGAAtgggtggtggagggggttATGGTGGAGCACCACCCGCATCCTACAACCCCATGGGTGGTTACGGACAAaacaatggtggcggtggccccgttggcggtagtggtggaaaCTACGGTCAAGGACCTCCCCCACCCCGACAGTTCGATAATCGCCAGGGTGGAAACCCATCCGCTGTACCGCCCATTAAACGTGGCGGAATGCCTGGGGCCGGTGGACCACCGGGATCGAAGCGTGGCCGCTATGACGCTGGACCACCAAGCCGTGGCGCTTTGCCCCCGAAAGCGATGCCACCGCATCATGGATCGGCCGCACCGCCGGTACCCGCTTACAGTGCTCCTCCGCAGCCGATGGCCAACCACGGGGGCTACAGCGATCCGAATGCGcatgcgccaccaccacaaatgGAGCATCAATATCAGCATCCGGCACCGGCTGCCAATACGAGCGGTTACGGCAGTGCTCCGGCCCCTCAGTCAGGCTATGCCACCAATGGCTACGGTCAGGGTTCGTACGGTACGACGACAATGGCCAGCACGGGTTACGCGACCACCGGCAACGAGTACGACACAAGCCACTACGATTACAG CAACTCCACGGCTTACGATACACGCTACCAGTCGGGATATACGCAGGATTATAGCCAGGCATACGGCACGACTGCCGATTACAGTGCGGTATCGACCGACACGTACGCTACTCAGCAGTACGATGATCGCTCGACCGCCTACAGTGGTTACG ACACGCAAGCGTATTCGCAGGGCTACGCAAAAACTGACCAATACGCTCACAGCGCTTACTATTAA